The following are from one region of the Coffea eugenioides isolate CCC68of chromosome 2, Ceug_1.0, whole genome shotgun sequence genome:
- the LOC113759474 gene encoding cytochrome P450 76C3-like has translation MIRTRLGIIARNWHREIVKAKGIVARRRGEPPIEEALAIRSALEMATIAGWTTIEVQSDCKFVVSLINSSNVQDCMIQTVLEDIEDLKKNFECCLFLFSPRTANRCSHALAQFAVKSVRIIEWEGTFPSWLSEIARKDMGDLFLGATDTTSSTVEWAMVELLRSPDKKEKARAEIREVIGQGRSVKESDISRLPYLQAVVKETLRLHPPAPIVPRKADTDIEVDSYILPKDSLIVFNLWGMGRDSNLWLNPDSFVPERFLNSESDDKGQHFKLTPFGTGRRICVGYALAQRMLHLMLASLLHNFDWKLEDGIKPEDVDMSERPGLTVQKAVPLMAIPIRTSV, from the exons ATGATCCGGACAAGATTGGGGATCATTGCGCGAAATTGGCATAGAGAGATTGTGAAAGCTAAAGGCATCGTGGCGAGGAGGAGAGGAGAACCACCAATAGAGGAAGCATTGGCAATAAGGAGCGCGTTGGAAATGGCCACAATTGCAGGGTGGACTACAATAGAGGTCCAATCTGATTGCAAATTTGTAGTGAGCCTAATCAACTCAAGCAATGTACAGGATTGTATGATACAAACGGTCCTGGAAGACATTGAAGACTTGAAGAAGAACTTTGAATgctgtttgtttttgtttagtCCAAGGACTGCTAATAGGTGTAGCCATGCTTTGGCTCAATTTGCAGTTAAGTCAGTTAGGATAATTGAATGGGAGGGAACATTCCCATCTTGGTTATCAGAAATAGCTAGGAAGGATATGGGG GATTTGTTTCTTGGAGCAACAGATACAACTTCATCCACAGTGGAATGGGCAATGGTAGAATTACTAAGAAGCCctgacaaaaaggaaaaagctaGAGCAGAAATCAGGGAAGTCATTGGGCAAGGCAGATCTGTTAAAGAATCAGACATCTCAAGACTCCCTTACTTGCAGGCAGTTGTTAAAGAGACTCTACGGTTGCACCCTCCTGCCCCCATAGTACCTCGCAAAGCTGATACAGATATTGAAGTTGACAGCTACATCTTGCCAAAAGATTCTCTAATAGTGTTCAACCTTTGGGGCATGGGTAGGGATTCAAACCTGTGGCTTAATCCTGATTCCTTTGTGCCCGAACGATTCCTGAACTCCGAAAGTGATGATAAAGGCCAGCATTTTAAGCTCACTCCTTTTGGTACGGGAAGGAGAATTTGTGTTGGATACGCGCTGGCTCAGCGAATGCTGCATCTTATGCTGGCTTCTCTTCTTCATAACTTTGATTGGAAGCTTGAAGATGGAATTAAACCAGAAGATGTGGACATGAGCGAAAGGCCTGGATTGACAGTGCAGAAGGCAGTGCCTCTCATGGCTATTCCAATAAGAACATCAGTTTAA
- the LOC113759475 gene encoding uncharacterized protein LOC113759475 — MCVCCGEDTETIVHMLFFCPTAKVVWKLAPVKWDGIAEMQGNFGNWWDAVMQSAKETNGLNRIQLTVNILWQVWKARNKMTFQAERGNAKLIVDKAQSEWLEYEANNETNGRPDITAEEKGNSQQK; from the coding sequence ATGTGTGTCTGCTGTGGTGAAGATACTGAAACTATCGTGCACATGTTATTCTTTTGCCCAACAGCTAAAGTGGTATGGAAACTTGCTCCAGTGAAGTGGGACGGGATAGCTGAAATGCAAGGCAACTTTGGGAACTGGTGGGATGCTGTGATGCAATCAGCAAAGGAGACAAATGGCCTCAACAGAATCCAGCTCACGGTTAACATCTTATGGCAAGTGTGGAAGGCTAGAAACAAAATGACTTTCCAAGCTGAGAGGGGAAATGCAAAACTGATTGTTGATAAAGCACAGAGTGAATGGCTTGAGTATGAAGCTAACAATGAAACCAATGGAAGGCCAGATATAACAGCAGAGGAGAAGGGAAATTCACAGCAGAAATAG